ATAGCAATGGAGAAGGAGCTCAGGTTTGCCATTCGCGAAGGTGGTCGTACGGTAGGGGCCGGCGTTATCAGCGAAATACTGGAATAGGTCATAATTATGAATCAGAAGATACGGATTCGGATGAAGGCTTTTGATCATAAGCTGTTGGATCAATCAACTACCGATATTGTTGAAACGGCTAGGCGCACGGGCGCTAGGGTTGTAGGTCCCATACCGCTTCCTACGGTGATCAACAAGTACTGTGTATTACGCTCACCACATAAGGACAAGAAGTCGCGGGAGCAGTTTGAAATCCGGACGCACAAGCGTCTTTTGGATATCTTGGACCCGACCCAACAGACGGTTGACGCTCTCATGAAGCTGGATCTGTCGGCAGGGATAGATGTTGAGATAAAGCTTGATTAAGTCATAAGTAACCACCCCGGTTTGTCCGGGTGAAAATCGAAAAGGCTCTGGCGTTTAGGCCAAAATTCGAAACCCGAATGAGGAGAATGAGGAGTTGAGATCATGCATAGGGGGCTCTTAGGAAAAAAACTTGGTATGTCAAGCCTCTTTTCCTCAGGTGGTCGACAGGTCCCGATCACCGTACTCGAAGTGGGACCTTGTATCGTGACCCAGATAAAGAGGTTGGAAGGTGACGGATATGATGCGCTG
This sequence is a window from Deltaproteobacteria bacterium. Protein-coding genes within it:
- a CDS encoding elongation factor Tu; the protein is IAMEKELRFAIREGGRTVGAGVISEILE
- the rpsJ gene encoding 30S ribosomal protein S10 — its product is MMNQKIRIRMKAFDHKLLDQSTTDIVETARRTGARVVGPIPLPTVINKYCVLRSPHKDKKSREQFEIRTHKRLLDILDPTQQTVDALMKLDLSAGIDVEIKLD